A window from Lactiplantibacillus pentosus encodes these proteins:
- the cas5e gene encoding type I-E CRISPR-associated protein Cas5/CasD, with translation MKTVTIRLTAPLQSYGDEANFDRRTSYDYPSKSAIVGLIAAALGYRRTDSRIQTLNQLDYAVRIDQPAEPLTDFQIVEWKRGKRKLTYRDYLQDAVFLAAVGSEDDALIDRIYWALHHPRFQLSLGRRANVPAGPIMTEIALGSNPAQVLQFLSWHASRFYMKKTKSATFVAELIADAALLPNHRSSMVKDNVITFDQRERQYGFRAVAFDRVPLENPYHPDRTAETDHDMMTFLWKEDQR, from the coding sequence ATGAAAACGGTAACGATTAGACTGACGGCGCCGTTGCAATCCTACGGTGATGAAGCTAACTTCGATCGTCGAACGAGCTATGATTATCCATCTAAAAGTGCAATTGTTGGACTGATTGCAGCAGCGTTGGGCTATCGGAGAACAGATTCTCGGATTCAAACGCTGAATCAGCTTGACTACGCCGTGCGAATTGACCAACCAGCGGAACCACTCACAGATTTTCAGATTGTTGAATGGAAGCGCGGCAAACGTAAACTGACCTATCGGGATTACCTCCAGGACGCGGTCTTCTTGGCCGCAGTGGGAAGTGAAGATGATGCACTCATTGACAGGATCTATTGGGCATTACATCATCCGCGTTTTCAGCTGTCATTAGGTCGACGTGCCAATGTGCCAGCAGGTCCAATCATGACCGAGATCGCCTTGGGGTCCAATCCAGCACAAGTATTGCAGTTCTTATCTTGGCACGCGTCGAGATTTTATATGAAGAAAACGAAAAGCGCTACCTTTGTGGCAGAGCTGATTGCTGATGCGGCATTGTTACCTAATCACCGAAGTTCGATGGTCAAAGACAACGTGATTACCTTTGATCAACGAGAACGTCAGTATGGTTTTCGGGCTGTGGCGTTTGATCGGGTGCCATTAGAGAATCCATATCACCCTGATCGCACCGCTGAGACAGATCACGATATGATGACTTTTCTCTGGAAGGAGGACCAACGCTGA
- the cas6e gene encoding type I-E CRISPR-associated protein Cas6/Cse3/CasE yields MYLSRVEIDRDNRYKTRDLTHLGAYHNWVEQSFPEEIENNQRGRHLWRIDRLNGKDYLLVLSADRPKLEQLEQYGVEGTALTKSYDTWLDHIEAGMVLRFRLTANPTHSIIEPNHPKGRVVPHVTIEQQKQWLADRALRAGFALVARADTPADETEKLAFDVVSHDWPTLHRRKGRSVRLSRVTFEGVLRVQDADTFKQTLTKGLGREKAFGMGLMTVIPTE; encoded by the coding sequence ATGTATTTATCAAGAGTTGAAATTGATCGAGATAATCGCTATAAGACTAGAGATTTAACTCATTTAGGCGCTTATCACAATTGGGTTGAACAGAGCTTTCCTGAAGAAATCGAAAATAATCAGCGTGGTCGGCATCTGTGGCGAATTGATCGGTTGAACGGCAAAGATTATTTATTGGTATTAAGTGCGGACCGGCCTAAGCTTGAACAACTGGAACAATATGGTGTTGAGGGAACTGCACTAACCAAGTCATACGATACTTGGTTAGACCATATAGAAGCGGGCATGGTGTTGCGGTTTCGATTGACGGCCAATCCGACGCATTCGATCATCGAACCTAACCATCCTAAGGGTCGAGTCGTGCCGCATGTGACCATTGAGCAGCAGAAACAATGGTTGGCAGACCGGGCGCTTCGAGCAGGCTTTGCGTTAGTCGCACGTGCAGACACACCTGCTGATGAGACGGAAAAATTAGCATTCGATGTTGTGAGTCATGACTGGCCTACGCTTCATCGACGCAAAGGGCGGAGTGTTCGACTGAGCAGAGTCACCTTTGAAGGGGTGTTGCGTGTGCAAGATGCTGACACTTTTAAGCAGACTCTGACCAAGGGGCTAGGACGTGAAAAGGCATTCGGTATGGGATTGATGACCGTAATTCCGACAGAATAA
- a CDS encoding glycosyltransferase family 2 protein, with translation MEIMQTLKPFESIWNFVLLLLVSYPILGAFAWFIGVLCYQLVYRHRHKDDVEFKELAPAEQPFITIMIPAHNEEVMIEHTINYLMNNLNYQNYEVLVTDDGSTDETPAILERLQTVYDNLRVITIKKNQGKAHAFNVGVSFARGEFILSNDADSIPEPDALWKYMSYFMGEEHANTAAVTANMDVQNRSTIIAKSQTVEFSSIVGVIKRSQVSALGNMYAYSGANTMYRRDALIDVGLFRQDRATEDISIAWDHQLNGWTTVFSPDILFYMNVPENLDALYHQRKRWAKGGTEVLLTNFKRVASHPGKYLKQWAFITDQTLSIIWSLFFFVSTLIFLISLVTFFFTGNYERVYHMFCMAFIFVTFEMFAGVLQLLSALIVDDRGRKFKYLIFMPLYMLIYWQVNALALVTTLIPAVKTILGYGSGTWVSPVRKHHTE, from the coding sequence ATGGAAATTATGCAAACACTTAAGCCCTTCGAAAGCATCTGGAACTTTGTACTGCTGCTACTGGTCTCCTACCCAATCCTAGGGGCCTTCGCGTGGTTCATCGGCGTGCTCTGTTACCAATTGGTCTACCGGCACCGCCACAAAGATGATGTTGAATTCAAGGAACTCGCGCCTGCAGAACAACCTTTTATTACCATCATGATTCCAGCGCACAACGAAGAAGTTATGATTGAGCACACCATCAACTACTTAATGAACAATTTAAATTATCAAAACTACGAAGTGCTCGTTACTGATGATGGTTCCACTGATGAAACGCCGGCTATTCTGGAACGGCTCCAGACCGTTTATGATAACTTGCGGGTCATTACGATCAAAAAGAATCAAGGGAAAGCGCACGCCTTTAACGTCGGCGTTAGTTTTGCCCGCGGCGAGTTTATTCTCAGTAACGATGCTGATTCGATCCCGGAACCTGATGCACTGTGGAAATACATGAGTTATTTCATGGGCGAAGAACACGCTAACACCGCCGCAGTTACGGCTAATATGGACGTTCAAAATCGAAGTACGATTATTGCCAAGTCACAAACCGTCGAATTCTCAAGTATTGTCGGCGTTATCAAGCGGAGCCAAGTTAGCGCTCTGGGTAACATGTACGCCTACAGCGGTGCCAACACGATGTATCGCCGCGATGCCTTGATTGACGTCGGCTTATTCCGACAAGACCGTGCCACTGAAGACATCAGTATTGCGTGGGATCACCAATTGAATGGTTGGACGACCGTCTTCTCGCCAGACATTTTATTTTATATGAACGTCCCTGAAAATCTGGATGCGCTCTATCACCAGCGGAAACGTTGGGCTAAGGGCGGGACAGAAGTATTGCTGACCAACTTTAAACGAGTCGCAAGCCACCCTGGCAAGTACCTCAAGCAATGGGCGTTCATTACCGACCAAACCTTGAGTATTATCTGGTCCCTATTCTTCTTTGTCTCAACACTGATTTTCTTAATTTCACTGGTCACCTTCTTCTTTACGGGCAACTACGAACGGGTTTACCACATGTTCTGCATGGCCTTCATCTTCGTCACCTTCGAGATGTTTGCTGGTGTCTTGCAGCTACTGTCAGCCCTGATTGTCGATGACCGTGGTCGTAAATTCAAATACTTGATTTTCATGCCGCTATACATGTTGATCTACTGGCAAGTCAACGCACTCGCCCTCGTTACAACACTGATCCCAGCCGTTAAAACAATTCTTGGTTACGGTAGCGGAACTTGGGTCAGCCCGGTTCGGAAACATCATACGGAATAG